The following are encoded in a window of Narcine bancroftii isolate sNarBan1 chromosome 2, sNarBan1.hap1, whole genome shotgun sequence genomic DNA:
- the rps18 gene encoding small ribosomal subunit protein uS13 encodes MSLVIPEKFQHILRVLNTNIDGRRKVAFAITAIKGVGRRYAHVVLRKADIDLRKRAGELSEEEVERIITIMQNPRQYKIPDWFLNRQKDVKDGKYSQVLANGLDNKLREDLERLKKIRAHRGLRHFWGLRVRGQHTKTTGRRGRTVGVSKKK; translated from the exons ATG TCTTTGGTGATACCCGAGAAGTTTCAGCACATTCTTCGAGTGCTCAACACCAACATTGACGGGCGAAGAAAAGTTGCGTTCGCTATCACTGCCATCAAG GGTGTCGGGAGGCGTTACGCACATGTAGTGTTGAGGAAAGCGGACATTGACCTGCGCAAGAGAGCCGGAGAGCTTTCTGAAGAGGAG GTCGAACGCATCATAACTATAATGCAGAATCCACGGCAGTACAAGATCCCCGACTGGTTCCTGAACCGACAGAAGGATGTCAAGGATGGCAAGTACAGCCAG GTCTTGGCCAACGGTCTGGATAACAAACTGCGCGAGGATCTGGAGCGGCTAAAGAAGATCCGTGCGCACAGGGGCCTGCGCCACTTCTGGGG TCTCCGTGTGCGTGGCCAGCATACCAAGACCACAGGGCGGAGGGGGCGCACAGTCGGCGTGTCCAAGAAGAAGTAA